CGATGAACATCAGGATCTTGTTGACGCGGTCCGCGAGCTTCATGCCGAAGATGTTGATGGCGGTGGTGATGCCCACCGAGACGATCAGCCAGACCCACTTGGGTATGTCAGGGAACTGGGCGTTGAAGTAGATCGCCGTGATCAGCCAGCCGACCATCGGGATGAAGAAGTAGTCGAGCAGCATCGCCCAGCCGGACAGGAATCCGATGCGGCTGTCGAGCATCTTGCGGGCGTAGGTGTAGACGGATCCCGCGCCGGGCACGGCGCGCGCCATCTTCGCGTAGCTCAGCCCGGTGAGCAGCATCGCGAGGGTGGCGATGGCGAACGCGGTCGGGGCCGCGCCGTCGCTGGTGGCGGCGACCACGCCGAAGATCGTGACGACGATGCCGGGGGAGATGTAGGCCAGGCCGAACAGGACGACGGAGAGGAGGCTCAGGTCGCCCTTCAGCCTCATGGTGTTCCCTGTGGTCTCGCTGTTCATCGTGGTGGCTCCTCGGTGGTGTGGGCGGGGTTCCAGGTGGCGGGGTCGATGCGGCCCCCGTACAGCGGGAGCTCGAGGGCTGGGTCGCCGGGGCGGAATTGGTCCCAGATCCGGTTGAGACCGGCGGTGCCGTAGCGGCGGACGTTGCTGACCTCGTCGAGGTCGATCACGTCGGTGAGGGTGGAGTCGCCGGCGTCGACGGTTTCGGCGCGCACTGTGCCCTGTGGATCGATGACGAGGCTGCGGCCGGTCCCGGAGGGGGCAGCGGCATTGACGCTGGCGACGAAGACCTGATTGGTGATGGCGTTGGCGCGGTTGAGGACGACTTCCTGCGCGCGGTCGCTCGTCGGGGTGCGGACCACGTTGACGATCAGCTCTGCGCCCATCCAGGCCAGATGGCGGGAGATCTCCGGGAACCAGGTGTCGTAGCAGATGGACAGTCCGATGCGGCCGACCCCGGGGAGGTCCACGACCTCGAACTGGTTGCCGGGTGTGGTCGTCTCGTACGGGCGCCACGGGCAGATCTTGCGGTACGCGGCGAGGCGCTCACCCTGTGGTGAATAGACCGGTGTCGTGTTGTGGACGCGGTCGCCGGTGCCTCGTTCGTAGACGCTGCCGGGTACCAGCCAGATGCCCAGGTCCCCCGCGAGCTCGGCGAAGGCGGCATCGCGTTTGCCGTCGAGCGGCTCGGCCCCCTCCTGTGGAGCGGCCGGGACGCCGGGGGCGCTCTCGCCGAGGTGCAGTTCGGGGTAGACGACGAGGGCGCCGGGTGCGTGCAGTTTCACGCGCCGCTCCACGTCGGTGGCAAAGCCTGTGAGGTCGTCGGCCGGGCGGCCGGGCGCCTGGGCGAGGATCAGGGGCAGGGGGCGGGCCATGCGGGAACCAGCCAATCGAAAGGATTGTTGTACGAGGAAAAGTCGACGGAGATTCGGGTGCCGATAACCAGGAATTCCGGTGGGACAAGAATGCAGCCAGTCAGCCATAGCCACAAATACTTGGCAGGGTTGGCTATCATGCCTTTGAGGCATGCAGGTGTCATGCCTCCTCCGTCTCCCGAAGGACCACCGCCATGGAACTCCGAGTGCTGCGCTACTTCGTGACCATCGCGGAGACCGGTTCCGTCACCAAGGCTGCCGAGGTGGTCCGCGTCGCCCAGCCCTCGCTGTCGCGCCAACTGCGCGGCCTGGAAGGGACCTTGGGGATGACGCTCTTCGACCGCGGCGGCAAGCAGA
This DNA window, taken from Streptomyces sp. NBC_01445, encodes the following:
- a CDS encoding carbon-nitrogen hydrolase family protein codes for the protein MARPLPLILAQAPGRPADDLTGFATDVERRVKLHAPGALVVYPELHLGESAPGVPAAPQEGAEPLDGKRDAAFAELAGDLGIWLVPGSVYERGTGDRVHNTTPVYSPQGERLAAYRKICPWRPYETTTPGNQFEVVDLPGVGRIGLSICYDTWFPEISRHLAWMGAELIVNVVRTPTSDRAQEVVLNRANAITNQVFVASVNAAAPSGTGRSLVIDPQGTVRAETVDAGDSTLTDVIDLDEVSNVRRYGTAGLNRIWDQFRPGDPALELPLYGGRIDPATWNPAHTTEEPPR